The Paramormyrops kingsleyae isolate MSU_618 chromosome 12, PKINGS_0.4, whole genome shotgun sequence region GCAATGAAGCCACCAGAGATCAGTTCCAAAACTCCACAGCCTCCACCCACAATCTATTCTCCGCCCCCCAAACACTCTGCATTTAAGTGCTAGCAGAAGCCACTACTAGCAAAGGAAGCATTTCCACAGGGGTCCAACAGACCACTACGACGGTAAGAGGGGTGATATGCCTCGTCACTGCACACTTCATCAAGACTTTAGATAATGTCTCCTCACTTTTGCCTCACTGCTCACTTATTTTTCTGCTATGTACTTTATCTGCTGTCATTGTTTTTCACATCTCAAACTGGAAAAGAAAATCCTGTCCAAATTAAAAATTTCAGTGTCCAACAGTTGTGCAGTATATATTGGATATTTAAGGCcatcaaaaatgttttaatatcAATCGAATCTCACAacttttggtttgttttacatttttgcatGCTTATATGcaagtttagtttagtttttttttgtgtatgtgtttgtgtctgtaagTGTGTATGATTGTCCTaacattattttgtgttttgcttttgtgttttattttgtgttgtgtcttttaaaaaaatatgcacaGTAATATTCAAATAGTTGTTTGCACAAGGTTTGCTAAATGGTTAGAAAAACAATGTATACATTCCATTATGAAGAGGAATTAAATTTTGAATGTCATTTTATTACTCTGTATATCAATAATAGACTTGAAATGTCTcaaattttatgtaaataatCTTCTACATATTGTACATATTTCTGAAAGGTTTACCAGATGTCCAGCTCAACAACTCAACACAACAAGGCTTAAACAGTGCTTTCACTGTTCAGGTATCACAAGACATTTTTAAACTGTGCCCAATTCTGAAATGCAAAAGTGCTTGTTCTGTAAGCATTGCTGTTTATGCATCCATCCAACCTCAAACAGGAGCCTATTataggaagcacagggcacaagacggGGTATATTGGATGGGATCTCactccttcacagggcacaataatgcactacgggcaatttaggGTCATTGGTTCACCTAACTACACAGTCTTTGCACTGTGGGAAGAGCCCAGAGGAAACTTGTAGAATGTGTTGGGGGTTCAGTTCCTGCAGAATCTCTGTTTGTGCAGAGTCTCTCTGTGTTCTCTGCATATTTCAAAATACAACAGCATAACTGAACATCTGCAGCTGATCATTGCCTCACCAAACCCTCCCCAAAACCATTTTTGCAATAAATTTTGTTTACTCGTTTCAAGAGTACTAAATAACATGAATCATATTGCATCCTTCAAAAGCCTTCAGACAACTGTAATAGTTTAAAAGTTTTAAACTGTAAAAGTTTTATATCTGCTGTTCCAAGacattaaaaagtatttattattattctctgTAGTCAGAATTAGCAGAATAATATAGGTTCAATAAGGTCACCAAATTGACTCAAGTTTAAACCACCTAATATTATGGGCAACAAATTTGCAGAGTATTCACAAAGAAGGGCAACTTTCAAGTATGCATGTTTTTGTAATGCTTTGaaatatacttatactttgaaGTACAGTTGTTGCTTCAGATGCTACTTTCAGTCGTATAAATAGAGTGAATTTTCATTCACATTTTGTGGCGTTGTGATGGCCTGAGCGAGAGCACCATCAGAATGGGGTCGGGCACAAGAGACAGGAGGACAGCAGGCGGGACtccaaaaatacatttctgttattaccaaaaaacaaaatccatgccGCCTTCTTGTAGAACCCAACATACAAAAAGGGGAAAAGAAGGTGAAAGAACAAATAAAGGAGGGATGTATCTGCACACTTTACAATAAACGCTgggcagtattttttttttcttataccTTAACCAAACCTCCCTATATAATGGTGTCCAGCACCATCACAACCCCAAAAGGGGGAGAGTGAAGAACACAGTTCACCATACATTAAACAAACACGACCCtcttaagatttttttttcttaaaagaaTAATCCACATAGTTTACTTCACTACcaaaattcaacattttattttaccacATAATCCCCTGTCaacacaccaaacaaaatacccCCTTCTGACCTGCACCATATTGAAAAGTCCAATTACTTGGTACCCCATAAAACATCCACGTTTCCCCATGGGACTCCTTTGCTGGTTGCACCTTCCCTGGTAAGTTAGATAAACATCTGCAGAACTAACCTGTggtctgtactacgaagcggggttactggcttatcggggtaacttgtcggtaGTCTGGTTAAAAtataagtgaacgaatatgaagtcaatttaaactgtggtaccttaaatctgacaaattacccagataagccagtaaccccgcttcgtagtacaggccactgttcTTCACTTCAATCCATGCATTTAACTAATCAATAAAACCATGTTTTACTAAGTACCTTGATATCACTTGAATGTTACTATGGGTCCACCTTTTGCAGCACATTTTCTTCCAGGACTGCACGACGGCTCGGGGAAAGCATTTTGCCCGGGTCAGGGCCGTCACAGGCGTTAATATTGACTTTGAATCTGTTTGGGTTCTCTTGCCTGTTAAACAGTCTGTCAGACACCATCGTACCTACCGTCACCATGGCTACCCAAGACCCCAGCCCCCGGCCAGGCCCAGTCTCCTACCGGGGCCGCAGCTCTCTACCCATGGCCAGCTCCAATACGGATGACCGGGAGGTCCCGCAGTTTGAGCCCTTCCAGCTGATGCCTCGTGGCCCCCCTCCCCTGAAAGGTGAGAGCCCCAGTGTGAGTGCTGTCACATGCTGCTTCCAGAGTTCCGTGTTGTGGTTTTATACTGGAGAAGAACATATCTGGAAGCATGACAATCTAACTGTCACAccccaaaacaaacaatacCTTCTTACTATTGCTAACAGATATGTTTACTGTTAAAAAGGTCTAATGATATATGAATGTATTTACATCTATTAACATTACCAACAAGCCCCTGTGGCTGACATTACTGTTGGACCTAGAAAgtccacacacagagaaagCACTATTATCCGGCGGTTTACCAGCATGGTAGACTTATCAGAGTGAAACACTACCTCCCCCATTCCTCCCTTTATCAGGGCACAAATGACCCCAGATGTGTTCTAGTATGGAACTTCTCagtacttaggctggacataaACTGATAGAGGTTCCACCAGACTGAGTCACTTCCTGCCCACATGTTGGGATGTAGCTGTATTGAAAGATCTTGCTCATAATTCATTGCTCAGGCCATATAATATGACATAGCACAttttgggaaaaaaattaagaagaGCTGAATTTCAATATGAAATTATCACCTATAAAAGGTGATCATCGGCCATAATAATAAGTCTTATTTAACATTGCTTATTTAACATGTATTTATGTATGGTTAAAAATGATGAATATCTTCATGGTATGACCACTATATTTTAATATGCAAAATCAATATCCCTGTAGGTAGCAGTAAATTAACTTTCTAAATGTCTTATGCTGCAAGAATTCCTGGATATCTGGGATGTGAACAATTTAAATGACATCAACAAGAAGCAGCACCACACCGATCTGTATGCCAACGAAAACCTCATTGTGCGCCGGGCCCAAGAGTTCCAGATCCGGATCACCTTTGACCGGGCCTACAACCCCTTACAAGACCAGTTCCTGCTGGAATTTGTCATAGGTGAGGTGGCGTCTGACTCTCTTCCATGGCTGGTGTCAAGCATGTTGTCACATAGGCAATGGTGACCTGGTGAATAGAGTTGAACTCTAATGGCAGTTGAACTCTAGTTCGTGTTAAACCCTGGATTACCTCAAGTCTGAgggaggggtcaccaacatggtgcacgggcaccaggatgcccccaaggaccacatgagttgcccgcggacctgttctaaaaatagcagaactcaccagtgagcagcatctaatatttaattttatcctgttactattcttctttaatcacatttgcatttatatagatttgaaaatgacaatatctaaaaaaagcatttaaaacatgtttattatgcatgaagtttagataagtttaggaggccGTTACagactggtagcccttcgtatggctcagtacccatgAAGTAGCTCTGTTTCCAAACAGCTGGTGATCTAAGGTGTTCAATTAGCTTTAGTTGGATGTCTCAAAAGCGAATATTGTGTTTATATTAGGTACTGTATATGGTGTGTCTGGGTTTATCTCATGAGTAGCTCACGCATACTCTTAAGTATGTGATACATAAATGAGCACAACCACACAAAAAATAGAGAGACCTGGATTCCAGATTCAGACCAACTTATATTCTGTTTTTTCTTCTTACCCCTAAGGCAGGTACCCACAGGTCAGCAAGGGCACATACATCCCAATCCGCATTGAGGAGGAGAGACCGCAGTCTTGGAGAGGGAGGATCCTGGAAACCAAGGACAACATGGTAACCGTGGGCATCACGGCAACGCCAGACTGCATTGTGGGAAGGTTCCGCGTGTATGTGGCCGTCATCACGCCTTACGGCATCCGTAGGACACAGAGGGATCCCAGCTCAGATGTTTACATCTTGTTCAACCCTTGGTCAGAAGGTATGATTTCTCATTAGCGATGCTGAAAAAATGAGGTGTTTTGGCTCATTcaaatgacaaattattcattCATCTGCCAGAATAAGATCCCATAATACAGGTCTGGTTAAACGGGACTTATGTATaattttgaaaagtatatggaggagacattttaaaataaatgtcagATATTCCATTCTTAGAATAACAATCTGAATCTTATATCAACTTAAACACATTGAACAATTCACAGCAAAAAGCAATAGACAAAATAGTATTTTAAACTACAAACATAGATAAGAGGTAAAATTGCTATGAGGATGAAGCATAATCCTTTGATTACAGTTCATGTTAATTTGCTTTTTTAACATTTTGCTGTATGCACGtagggtgagtttcccgaagccgcCTTAACGCTATGCCGTTCGTAAGTTCTATCCTTTGACATAGAACTTACGAATAACGTAGCGTTACGAAGGTTTCGGGATACTCACCCCTGGTCTTTTTCTTGCAGCTGACTCTGTTTATCTGGATGACGAGGCAGAACTCGGGGAATGTATCCTGAATGAAACTGGGGTCTTATACCATGGGGAGGTCAAGGACATTTCAGTCCGACCCTGGAGTTATGGCCAGGTAAACTCTGTCAAAGTGTAGAATGCACACGTTTTATGTATAGCCTAATACTAACCAATTAGaagattgaaaaaaaaaagaggcctGCATTATTTTTAGGGTATTCTGTTTGTCTACTGTGTGCTTTTTACATTTGGTTGCACTGTGTATACTTCTCTTGCGCTTTGTCTTCCCGTTATCATACCATGTTTGTGCCACGGTCACCTCTCTGATCCCTTTCTTCTCCATTGACTGCAGTTTGAGTATGGCGTTCTGGATGCCTGCCTTTTTGTGATGGACAAGGCTTCCATGCCTCTGATCAACAGAGGAGATGCAGTGAAAGTGGCCCGCATGGCCTCAGCTATGGTAAGCTACGCTCAGGTTCATTGTCCTGTGCACAATGAGATGCTCTGGTGCCTCCTGCCAGACTGCCTGTTACTAGCACATAAAATACTAACAGTAAACAGTAAATCAGACAATAAGAACAGCAGAATCAGTAGACAATGCAAACAATGAGTAATAGGTAACGCTTTGCATTAactgcatcttcataatgcctttatagtGCATTCTCTCACTGAGAATCTTTTTTACAAGCTTAAATTCAGCATAAAATGCATTCAGGTGACTGGGGAGAGAAGTTGAATTGGAAAACAGCAAGTTTGTTTTCAATTTCTAGTCTATGAGGTTGTCAGTGACCTGGGTTCAATGCATGTCCCAAGGACCAGTATACTGTGAAGTGTTAGTCCCCTGTTCATGGGGCCCCAACAAACATGAAAAATCACCCGTCACTTCCGAATGTTGCATAAATCTCGTCCAGGACCAACAGTAATGATCACTGGTGAATTTCATTCTTAGATGAAACAATAAAAAGACCATGTGACATGTGACGTCAATATCTCATATTTCCCTTTATATATACATGATCTGTCGACACTTGTGGTTGTTAAACCTATGTCTGTGATTCTTTTTTGTATCAACTTGCTTCCTGTTGGATGTCTATGGACCCAAGATGAACTCCAGGGATGATGATGGGGTCCTAGTGGGGAACTGGAGCGGAGATTACACTTACGGTGTAGCTCCCACGGCCTGGACTGGCAGCGTGGAAATCCTCCTCAACTACGCCAACAGTGGCATGCCTGTCTGCTATGCGCAGTGCTGGGTCTATGCTGCTGTGTTCAACACATGTGAGTTTGCTCTTCAGAGGCCTGAAATATGCTCTCTTCCCTGAAATTTAGCTTtcaatattatttttaacatcCACATACTGACTTTTACTGAAATGCCATTTCTGCAATGTAAGCACCTTTCTTAAGGGCACAGAAACAGCGTCCATCCAGGGGTTTGAGCCTGCAGCTCTTTGATGTGGCCTTACGTGCTTCTGCcccattttttcagttctgcGGTGCCTAGGTATCCCTGCCAGGGTGGTCACCAACTTCTACTCCGCCCACGATAACAACGGCAACTTGAAAACTGATCTCATCGTGGATGAGGATGGGCAGGTGGACAAGGAACGCACCAAAGATTCCATCTGGTCAGTCTTGACTGTAAAAGTGATTCAGCTGAACGATTGTGTGCTTTTATACAGACGATACATGATGGGGTTATGTTCCGATAAACCTACTGCATGGTGTAAATaaagtgaaaatgcatttaaatacagtACACCAGACCTGGCATGCGTCATAGCCCAGCCTAgtctaccttaaacatgcttagaacacttacattagcctacagttgggcaacatcattaacacaaagcctactTTATAATGAACTGAATTACTGAATATCTCAATTTactgaataatgtactgaaagtggaAAACCGAATGAAACTGGAATACCAAAATACCATAGTCAAAATATCAATTGCCATTCACAACATACACAAGCTGCATTGAAAAGAACCGGAGGTGACAAGCCAAAGCTCATCGACAAGCACTTAACAGGGTTATAACTAAATACCACAAAGCGTGGCCTCAGAAAATGAATCCGCATCTCTGTGACCCGATCTTAAAAA contains the following coding sequences:
- the f13a1b gene encoding coagulation factor XIII A chain; protein product: MATQDPSPRPGPVSYRGRSSLPMASSNTDDREVPQFEPFQLMPRGPPPLKEFLDIWDVNNLNDINKKQHHTDLYANENLIVRRAQEFQIRITFDRAYNPLQDQFLLEFVIGRYPQVSKGTYIPIRIEEERPQSWRGRILETKDNMVTVGITATPDCIVGRFRVYVAVITPYGIRRTQRDPSSDVYILFNPWSEADSVYLDDEAELGECILNETGVLYHGEVKDISVRPWSYGQFEYGVLDACLFVMDKASMPLINRGDAVKVARMASAMMNSRDDDGVLVGNWSGDYTYGVAPTAWTGSVEILLNYANSGMPVCYAQCWVYAAVFNTFLRCLGIPARVVTNFYSAHDNNGNLKTDLIVDEDGQVDKERTKDSIWNYHCWNECYMARPDLPQGFGGWQVVDATPQETSDGLYRCGPASVYAIKHGQVCYPFDAPFVFAEVNSDVVFYKRNKNGTLEQVKVDKTHVGRLVLTKEIGSDKSRDITSQYKFPEGTEEERTVLEKAEEFGCSRVQSTLPPADVELRITVQDVMVGNDFQLGLEFKNLSELKRTASVYISGNIVYYTGVTSSEFKFKTQKVKLEPFEYKKVTLDVSSKEYLSKLVEQANLNFIITGRISETGQIISAMQVVALHTPKLSVKVSGSSKVSGESFVTVEFTNPFKYNLENVSLRVEGPGLMKAKSKHYSVIPPNSSLTWTEPFSPWRPGPAWLIASLDCAALRQVYGHVEVNIQSSEGGL